The Chitinivorax sp. PXF-14 genome contains a region encoding:
- the gcvH gene encoding glycine cleavage system protein GcvH, with translation MSNIPAELKYVDTHEWLRLEADGTVTVGITDHAQELLGDVVFVELPAVGKVLDKNAEAGVVESVKAASDVYCPIAGEIVAVNSALEGSPELANSDPYGEAWFFRMKPTNAADLDGCLDAAGYAALIGA, from the coding sequence AGCAACATCCCCGCTGAGCTGAAATACGTCGACACCCACGAATGGCTGCGCCTGGAGGCAGACGGCACCGTTACCGTCGGCATTACCGACCACGCCCAGGAGCTGCTGGGCGACGTGGTCTTCGTCGAGCTGCCGGCCGTGGGCAAGGTGCTGGACAAGAATGCCGAAGCCGGCGTGGTCGAATCGGTCAAGGCGGCATCGGATGTCTACTGCCCGATCGCCGGCGAAATCGTGGCTGTCAACAGCGCGCTGGAAGGCAGCCCCGAGCTCGCCAACAGCGACCCGTACGGCGAGGCCTGGTTCTTCCGCATGAAGCCGACAAATGCCGCCGACCTCGACGGCTGCCTCGACGCCGCCGGCTATGCCGCACTGATCGGCGCGTAA